From one Astatotilapia calliptera chromosome 10, fAstCal1.2, whole genome shotgun sequence genomic stretch:
- the acaca gene encoding acetyl-CoA carboxylase 1 isoform X2 codes for MFSWLTFTACLFAVLGLFFWSRKRLPRVFGACSCRPTMAQQDGAAKKIPAVAELHSRFIVGSVSEENSEDENQGKVDIQLDEKETRSLSPSSGSSDSTYEMGFDHIDGPMHNLRSSMSGLHLVKQGRDRRRIDLQRDFTVASPAEFVTRFGGNRVIEKVLIANNGIAAVKCMRSIRRWAYEMFRNERAIRFVVMVTPEDLKANAEYIKMADHYVPVPGGTNNNNYANVELILDIAKRIPVQAVWAGWGHASENPKLPELLQKHGIAFMGPPSQAMWALGDKIASSIVAQTAGIPTLPWSGTGLTVDWPENNQKKKVVNVPHDLYELGCVQDVEHGMKAAEKIGYPIMVKASEGGGGKGIRKVNSADDFPNLFRQVQAEVPGSPIFVMQLAKHARHLEVQILADQYGNAISLFGRDCSVQRRHQKIIEEAPATIATSDVFEDMEKCAVKLAKLVGYVSAGTVEYLYSQDGSFNFLELNPRLQVEHPCTEMVADVNLPAAQLQIAMGIPLHRIKDIRMLYGVQPWGDSPIDFEALSTAPSPRGHVIAARITSENPDEGFKPSSGTVQELNFRSNKNVWGYFSVAAAGGLHEFADSQFGHCFSWGENREEAISNMVVALKELSIRGDFRTTVEYLIKLLETESFQHNSIDTGWLDRLISEKMQAERPDTMLGIVSGALHVADVNLRNSVSNFLHSLERGQVLPPHTLLNTVDVELIYEGTKYVLTVTRQSPNSYVVIMNNSSAEVDVHRLSDGGLLLSYDGSSYTTYMKEEVDRYRITIGNKTCVFEKENDPSLLRSPSAGKLIQYTIEDGGHVFAGQCYAEIEVMKMVMTLTAAESGCIHYVKRAGAALEPGCVIAKLQLDDPSRVQQAELYTGTLPSIQAVALRGEKLHRVFHNTLGHLVHMMNGYCLPEPFFSAKLKEWVERVMKTMRDPSLPLLELQDIMTSVSGRIPPAVEKAIKKEMAQYASNITSVLCQFPSQQIANILDSHAATLNKKSEREVFFMNTQSIVQLVQKYRSGIRGHMKAVVMDLLRQYLKVEIQFQNGHYDKCVFALREENKGDMANVLNYIFSHAQVTKKNLLVTMLIDQLCGRDPTLTDELMAILTELTQLSKTTNAKVALRARQVLIASHLPSYELRHNQVESIFLSAIDMYGHQFCIENLQKLILSETSIFDVLPNFFYHSNQVVRMAALEVYVRRAYIAYELNSVQHRQLKDNTCIVEFQFMLPTSHPNRGNIPTLNRKMFPSVLENLKVMDTKLEETKPQDPKAPENESQDDNAEKKNASDLDTVDRMSFSSNLNHYGMVHMASVSDVLLDTSFTPPCQRMGAMVAFRSFQEFTKNITDMLSCFSDSPPQSPTFPEGGNPVLYGEEDNKSIQDEPIHILNVAIKTDSDIDDDGLAAMFREFTQSKKSLLFEHGIRRLTFLVAQKREFPKFFTFRARDKFEEDRIYRHLEPALAFQLELNRMRNFALTAIPCANHKMHLYLGAARVEVGTEVTDYRFFVRAIIRHSDLVTKEASFEYLHNEAERLLLEAMDELEVAFNNTTVRTDCNHIFLNFVPTVIMDPSKIEESVRSMVMRYGSRLWKLRVLQAELKINIRLTPTGKQIPIRLFLTNESGYYLDISLYKEVTDARTGQVGPKDRQIMFQAYGDKQGPLHGMLINTPYVTKDLLQSKRFQAQSLGTTYVYDFPEMFRQALKKLWHSCQAFADLPQCPLPSELLTFTELVLDAQGQLVQMNRLPGGNEIGMVAWRMTLRTPEYPAGREIIVISNDITHKIGSFGPQEDMLFLRASEMARESGIPRLYIAANSGARIGLAEEIRHMFHVAWQDPADPYKGFKYLYLTPQDYKKVSALNSVHCEHVEDEGESRYKITDIIGKDEGLGVENLRGSGMIAGESSLAYEEIITMNLVTCRAIGIGAYLVRLGQRTIQVDNSHIILTGAGALNKVLGREVYTSNNQLGGVQIMHNNGVTHCTVCDDFEGVFTLLQWLSYMPKCKSSPVPILNAKDPIDRLVEFVPTKAPYDPRWMLAGRPSQTPKGSWQLGFFDHGSFMEIMQPWAQSVVVGRARLGGIPTGVVAVETRSVELSIPADPANLDSEAKLIQQAGQVWFPDSAFKTAQAIKDLNREGLPLIVFANWRGFSGGMKDMYDQVLKFGAYIVDGLREYKQPVLVYIPPQAELRGGSWVVIDPTINPRHMEMYADKDSRGGVLEPEGTVEIKFRRKDLVKTMRRVDPVYMGLAEKLGTPELSPPDRKELETKLKEREEFLLPIYHQVAVQFADLHDTPGRMQEKGVITDILEWQTSRQFFYWRLRRLLLEETVKRKIQVANSELTDGQIQAMLRRWFVEAEGAVKAYLWDNNEEVVAWLERQLAEEEGARSVIDENIKYIRRDHILKQIRSLVQANPEVAMDSIVHMTQHISPTQRAEVVRILSTMETSASS; via the exons ATGTTCTCCTGGCTCACTTTTACAGCGTGCCTGTTTGCGGTGCTCGGCTTGTTTTTCTGGTCCCGCAAGCGCCTGCCGAGAG TGTTTGGAGCCTGCTCCTGTCGCCCGACCATGGCACAACAGGACGGTGCTGCCAAGAAGATTCCGGCTGTTGCGGAATTGCACTCTCGCTTCATTGTGGGATCTGTGTCAGAGGAGAACTCAGAGGATGAAAACCAAGGAAAGGTGGACATACAACTGGACGAGAAGGAGACTCGCTCCTTGTCTCCATCTTCCGGGAGTTCGGACAGCACCTATGAAATGGGCTTCGACCACATCGATGGTCCTATGCACAATTTAAG atCAAGCATGTCAGGCCTGCACCTGGTGAAACAAGGACGAGATCGCAGGCGTATTGACCTCCAGAGGGACTTCACTGTTGCTTCTCCTGCTGAATTTGTCACACGCTTTGGTGGTAACAGGGTCATTGAAAAG GTGCTCATTGCAAACAATGGCATTGCAGCAGTGAAATGCATGCGCTCCATCCGCCGCTGGGCCTATGAAATGTTTCGCAATGAAAGGGCAATCCGTTTTGTCGTCATGGTGACCCCAGAAGACCTGAAGGCCAATGCAG AGTACATTAAGATGGCAGATCATTATGTGCCTGTACCCGGGGGGACTAATAACAACAACTATGCCAATGTTGAGCTCATTCTAGACATTGCTAAACGCATACCAGTTCAG GCAGTGTGGGCTGGATGGGGGCATGCCTCAGAAAACCCCAAACTCCCAGAGCTCCTTCAAAAGCATGGCATTGCTTTCATGG GTCCACCAAGTCAGGCTATGTGGGCGCTTGGAGATAAGATTGCTTCCTCCATCGTGGCTCAGACAGCTGGAATTCCAACACTGCCCTGGAGCGGAACAG GTCTGACAGTGGACTGGCCAGAGAATAACCAAAAGAAGAAGGTCGTCAACGTTCCTCACGACTTGTATGAGCTCGGCTGCGTCCAGGATGTAGAGCATGGCATGAAA GCTGCAGAGAAAATTGGCTACCCTATAATGGTGAAGGCCTCCGAAGGTGGTGGAGGAAAAGGGATCCGTAAAGTCAACTCTGCTGATGATTTCCCTAACCTGTTCAGACAG GTCCAGGCAGAAGTCCCAGGATCGCCCATTTTTGTCATGCAGCTAGCCAAGCATGCCCGTCACTTGGAGGTTCAGATTTTGGCTGATCAGTATGGCAATGCCATTTCCCTGTTTGGCAGAGACTGTTCTGTGCAGCGGCGACACCAGAAAATTATAGAAGAGGCTCCTGCTACCATCGCCACTTCTGATGTGTTTGAGGATATGGAAAAG TGTGCAGTAAAGCTGGCTAAGTTGGTGGGTTATGTAAGTGCTGGTACAGTTGAGTACCTCTACAGCCAGGATGGCAGCTTCAATTTCCTGGAGCTCAACCCTCGTCTACAGGTGGAACACCCGTGCACTGAGATGGTGGCTGATGTCAACTTGCCTGCTGCCCAGCTGCAG aTTGCTATGGGCATTCCTCTTCATCGGATCAAAGACATTAGAATGCTTTATGGCGTTCAGCCCTGGGGGGATTCTCCCATTGATTTTGAGGCTCTGTCAACTGCCCCTTCCCCACGGGGCCATGTCATTGCTGCTCGTATCACCAGTGAGAACCCAGATGAG GGTTTCAAGCCAAGCTCTGGAACAGTGCAAGAGCTGAATTTCCGCAGCAATAAGAATGTATGGGGCTACTTCAGCGTTGCAGCGGCTGGAGGGCTGCATGAGTTTGCCGACTCCCAGTTTGGGCACTGCTTCTCATGGGGAGAGAATCGTGAAGAAGCCATCTC AAACATGGTGGTTGCGCTTAAGGAGCTGTCTATCAGGGGTGACTTCAGGACAACAGTGGAATACCTCATTAAGCTGCTGGAGACAGAAAGCTTCCAGCACAATAGTATCGACACAGGCTGGCTGGACAGACTTATCTCAGAGAAGATGCAG GCGGAGCGTCCTGATACCATGCTGGGAATTGTGAGCGGTGCACTGCATGTGGCAGATGTTAATCTCAGGAACAGTGTTTCCAactttttgcactctctggaaAG GGGGCAGGTGCTACCACCACACACGCTGCTCAACACTGTGGATGTGGAGTTGATCTATGAAGGTACTAAGTACGTTCTGACAGTGACTCGTCAGTCTCCCAATTCCTATGTGGTCATCATGAACAATTCTTCTGCTGAGGTGGATGTCCATCGGCTTAGTGATGGAGGTCTTTTGCTTTCATATGATGGAAGCAGCTACACTACGTACATGAAAGAAGAGGTGGACAG GTATCGCATCACAATTGGGAACAAGACGTGTGTTtttgagaaagaaaatgatcccTCGCTGCTGCGGTCTCCTTCAGCAGGAAAACTCATTCAGTACACTATTGAGGATGGCGGGCATGTGTTTGCTGGCCAGTGCTACGCTGAAATAGAG GTGATGAAGATGGTCATGACCCTCACTGCAGCAGAGTCTGGTTGTATTCACTATGTGAAGAGGGCTGGAGCAGCTTTGGAGCCTGGCTGTGTCATTGCCAAGTTGCAACTGGATGACCCAAGCAGAGTGCAGCAG GCTGAGCTCTACACAGGGACCCTGCCTTCTATCCAGGCAGTAGCTTtgagaggagagaagctgcacagAGTTTTCCATAACACACTGGGTCATCTTGTCCACATGATGAATGGCTATTGTCTACCTGAGCCTTTCTTCAGTGCTAAG TTGAAAGAATGGGTGGAAAGGGTAATGAAAACCATGCGCGATCCTTCTTTACCACTGTTGGAGCTTCAAGACATCATGACGAGTGTTTCAGGTCGCATCCCCCCTGCTGTGGAGAAGGCCATCAAGAAGGAGATGGCTCAGTATGCCAGCAACATAACTTCTGTGCTTTGCCAGTTCCCCAGCCAGCAG ATTGCAAACATACTGGACAGCCATGCAGCTACTCTTAACAAGAAATCAGAGAGAGAAGTCTTCTTTATGAACACACAAAGCATTGTTCAGCTGGTGCAGAA GTACCGCAGCGGCATCAGAGGTCACATGAAGGCTGTCGTGATGGACTTGCTTAgacaatatttaaaagtagagatcCAGTTTCAGAATG GACACTACGATAAGTGTGTCTTTGCACTGCGTGAGGAAAACAAGGGTGACATGGCCAATGTGCTCAATTATATCTTTTCCCATGCTCAAGTCACCAAGAAGAATCTACTTGTTACTATGCTGATT GACCAGCTCTGTGGCCGTGATCCAACACTAACTGATGAATTGATGGCCATTTTGACTGAACTCACCCAGCTCAGCAAGACAACCAATGCAAAGGTGGCGCTGCGTGCTCGGCAG GTGTTGATAGCTTCCCACCTTCCCTCTTATGAGCTACGACACAACCAGGTGGAGTCAATCTTTCTCTCTGCCATCGATATGTATGGGCACCAGTTCTGCATTGAGAACCTTCAG aAACTGATCCTTTCAGAGACATCCATCTTTGACGTTCTCCCCAACTTCTTCTACCACAGTAATCAGGTAGTCAGGATGGCCGCCCTGGAG GTGTATGTTCGGAGAGCATACATCGCCTACGAGCTCAACAGTGTTCAGCATCGACAACTGAAGGACAACACATGTATAGTAGAGTTTCAGTTCATGCTTCCCACTTCACATCCCAACAG AGGGAACATCCCCACTCTAAACAG GAAAATGTTTCCTTCAGTCCTGGAAAATCTTAAAGTCATGGACACTAAATTAGAGGAAACTAAACCCCAGGACCCTAAAGCACCAGAAAATGAATCACAGGATGATAATGCTGAGAAGAAAAATGCATCAGATTTGGATACTGTGGACAG GATGTCATTCTCATCCAACCTGAATCACTACGGCATGGTGCACATGGCCAGTGTGAGCGACGTTCTGCTTGACACGTCTTTTACACCACCCTGCCAGCGCATGGGAGCCATGGTGGCTTTCCGCAGCTTCCAGGAGTTCACCAA gaACATAACGGATATGTTGAGCTGCTTCTCTGACTCTCCTCCACAAAGTCCAACCTTCCCAGAAGGAGGCAATCCCGTGCTGTACGGTGAAGAGGACAACAAG AGTATCCAGGATGAGCCTATCCATATCCTGAATGTTGCTATAAAGACTGACAGCGACATTGATGATGATGGCCTGGCAGCTATGTTCCGGGAATTCACTCAGTCAAAG AAATCTCTGCTGTTTGAACACGGCATCCGAAGGTTGACTTTCCTCGTGGCTCAAAAG agggaATTTCCTAAATTTTTCACATTCCGTGCCAGGGACAAG TTTGAGGAGGACCGGATCTATCGTCATTTAGAGCCTGCATTAGCATTCCAGCTGGAGCTCAACCGCATGCGGAATTTTGCTCTCACTGCCATTCCATGTGCCAATCACAAGATGCACCTGTATCTGGGTGCAGCCCGAGTGGAGGTGGGCACAGAAGTTACGGACTACCGTTTCTTTGTCCGTGCCATTATCCGCCACTCTGATCTGGTAACAAAG GAGGCCTCCTTTGAATACCTTCACAATGAAGCAGAGCGCCTGCTGCTGGAAGCTATGGATGAACTGGAGGTGGCTTTCAACAACACAACTGTGCGAACTGACTGTAACCATATCTTCCTCAACTTTGTCCCTACAGTCATCATGGACCCATCAAAG ATCGAGGAGTCTGTGCGCTCCATGGTGATGCGTTACGGCAGCCGTCTGTGGAAGCTTCGAGTCCTGCAGGCCGAGTTGAAGATTAACATCCGCTTGACTCCAACGGGGAAGCAAATTCCCATCCGCCTCTTCCTTACAAATGAATCTGGCTACTACCTGGATATCAGCCTCTACAAGGAGGTCACTGATGCCCGAACGGGACAGGTGGGGCCCAAAGACCGACAG ATTATGTTCCAAGCATATGGAGACAAGCAGGGCCCCTTGCATGGCATGCTCATCAATACACCATATGTTACCAAAGACCTGTTGCAGTCTAAACGCTTCCAAGCACAATCTCTGGGCACCACCTATGTCTATGACTTTCCAGAAATGTTCAGACAG GCTCTGAAAAAGCTTTGGCATTCATGTCAGGCTTTTGCCGACTTACCTCAGTGTCCTCTTCCTTCTGAGCTGCTCACCTTCACAGAGCTGGTTCTTGATGCTCAAGGTCAGCTGGTACAGATGAATCGACTGCCAGGGGGCAACGAG ATTGGCATGGTGGCATGGCGGATGACCCTGCGAACCCCAGAGTACCCAGCAGGACGTGAGATCATTGTCATAAGCAATGACATCACACACAAGATAGGCTCCTTTGGGCCCCAGGAGGACATGCTGTTCCTGCGAGCCTCAGAGATGGCTCGGGAAAGTGGCATCCCCCGACTCTATATTGCGGCCAACAGCGGTGCACGCATCGGTCTGGCAGAGGAAATCAGACATATGTTTCATGTGGCCTGGCAAGATCCAGCTGATCCTTACAAG GGTTTCAAGTATCTCTACCTCACACCTCAGGATTACAAGAAGGTTTCAGCTCTAAACTCAGTGCATTGCGAACATGTGGAGGATGAGGGTGAATCgag GTACAAGATCACTGACATTATAGGTAAAGATGAGGGGCTGGGTGTGGAGAATCTGAGAGGGTCGGGAATGATTGCCGGAGAATCCTCTCTGGCTTACGAGGAGATCATCACGATGAATCTG GTCACATGCCGAGCCATAGGTATTGGAGCCTATCTGGTGAGGCTTGGACAGAGGACCATACAAGTGGACAACTCCCACATCATCCTTACTGGAGCTGGAGCCCTCAATAAG GTGCTGGGCAGAGAAGTGTATACATCCAACAACCAACTCGGTGGAGTTCAGATCATGCACAACAATGGTGTCACTCACTGCACTGTTTGCGATGACTTTGAGGGAGTCTTCACTCTTTTGCAGTGGCTGTCCTACATGCCCAAG TGTAAATCTAGCCCAGTGCCCATCCTCAATGCCAAGGATCCCATAGATCGACTGGTAGAGTTTGTACCTACCAAGGCTCCTTATGACCCTCGCTGGATGTTGGCAGGACGCCCCAGTCAGA CTCCAAAGGGTTCCTGGCAGCTTGGCTTCTTCGACCATGGCTCTTTCATGGAGATCATGCAGCCGTGGGCTCAGAGTGTAGTGGTAGGCAGAGCCAG ACTCGGTGGGATACCGACTGGAGTTGTTGCTGTGGAAACCAGGTCAGTGGAACTGTCGATCCCAGCTGATCCAGCCAATTTAGACTCCGAGGCTAAG ctCATCCAACAGGCAGGACAGGTGTGGTTCCCAGATTCTGCTTTCAAAACTGCTCAGGCCATTAAGGACCTAAACCGGGAGGGCTTACCTCTCATTGTGTTTGCCAATTGGAGGGGCTTTTCTGGAGGGATGAAAG ATATGTACGACCAAGTGCTGAAATTCGGGGCCTACATTGTGGATGGGCTGAGAGAGTACAAGCAGCCAGTATTGGTTTATATCCCCCCGCAGGCTGAGCTGAGAGGAGGCTCCTGGGTCGTTATAGATCCCACCATCAACCCCCGGCACATGGAGATGTACGCCGACAAGGACAGCCG AGGTGGTGTGTTGGAGCCTGAAGGGACAGTCGAGATCAAGTTTAGAAGGAAGGATCTGGTCAAGACCATGAGAAGAGTAGATCCAGTCTACATGGGCTTGGCTGAAAAATTGG GAACCCCAGAGCTGAGCCCTCCTGATCGCAAAGAGCTTGAAACCAAACTTAAGGAGCGTGAGGAGTTTCTTTTGCCCATCTACCATCAGGTGGCTGTACAGTTTGCGGACCTCCATGACACCCCAGGTCGCATGCAAGAGAAGGGGGTCATCACG GATATCCTAGAATGGCAGACATCCCGTCAGTTCTTCTACTGGCGTCTGCGGCGTCTGCTGCTGGAGGAAACCGTAAAGAGGAAGATCCAGGTGGCCAACAGCGAGCTGACAGATGGGCAGATCCAGGCGATGTTGCGCCGCTGGTTTGTGGAGGCCGAGGGGGCTGTAAAG GCCTATCTGTGGGATAACAATGAAGAAGTGGTGGCATGGCTGGAGAGGCAGCTAGCTGAAGAAGAGGGTGCAAGATCAGTCATTGACGAGAACATCAAGTACATCCGCAGAGACCACATCCTCAAGCAGATTCGCAG ccTTGTTCAAGCCAATCCAGAGGTTGCCATGGATTCTATTGTGCACATGACCCAGCACATCTCACCTACTCAGAGAGCAGAAGTGGTACGTATCCTGTCCACTATGGAGACATCAGCATCCTCCTAG